The Magnolia sinica isolate HGM2019 chromosome 9, MsV1, whole genome shotgun sequence genome contains a region encoding:
- the LOC131256852 gene encoding trihelix transcription factor ENAP2-like produces MDSAEVPIGGPRGAERLQLGPLIEAGAAEGMAMKTPDRSKRDEWSEGGVLSLLEVYESKWLIRNRAKLKGSDWEDIARRVSDRSSGTKALKTPNQCKNKIESMKKRYRAESPGSSWQFYARMDSLLKGTCNSQAKGDAGCVNGAGESGPQALPKVETGDSEHVLRQAPDESRPQEIGKNTQILDVANVEVVGHAQDSDRDGGSNTLGNDRKESKGMDSDVSTPRSKVPNAADGLGKADPIKRRKRSAGDVAESIRMLANSVLKIEQTRMEMYKDMERMRAEAEIRRAEMELKRTEIIANTQLQIAKLLSNRSPNQSNRSGASSLRTEPSMSLTVPMNADRRKG; encoded by the coding sequence ATGGATTCTGCTGAGGTCCCGATCGGCGGGCCGCGGGGAGCCGAGCGCCTGCAATTAGGGCCACTGATTGAAGCGGGCGCAGCTGAAGGAATGGCGATGAAGACGCCCGATAGGAGTAAGAGGGACGAGTGGAGCGAAGGTGGAGTCCTGAGCTTGTTGGAAGTGTACGAATCGAAATGGCTAATCCGGAACCGGGCTAAGCTGAAAGGAAGCGATTGGGAGGACATCGCGCGGCGAGTCTCAGATCGGAGTAGTGGGACTAAGGCTTTAAAGACTCCTAACCAGTGTAAGAACAAGATAGAATCGATGAAGAAACGATACAGGGCTGAGTCGCCGGGTTCTTCTTGGCAATTCTACGCTCGTATGGATAGTTTGTTGAAAGGGACTTGTAATTCTCAAGCTAAGGGTGATGCTGGGTGTGTGAATGGGGCAGGTGAATCAGGCCCGCAAGCGTTGCCGAAGGTGGAAACAGGCGATTCGGAGCATGTTCTGAGGCAGGCACCTGACGAATCCCGTCCTCAGGAAATTGGGAAGAACACCCAAATCCTTGATGTGGCCAATGTAGAGGTGGTGGGCCATGCACAGGACAGCGATCGGGATGGTGGGTCGAACACGTTGGGCAATGATAGGAAGGAAAGTAAGGGTATGGATAGTGATGTCAGTACGCCGAGAAGCAAGGTCCCGAATGCCGCTGACGGGTTGGGGAAAGCCGATCCGATCAAGCGTAGGAAGAGGTCAGCTGGCGATGTGGCGGAGAGTATCAGAATGCTGGCTAATTCGGTATTGAAGATCGAGCAGACACGGATGGAAATGTACAAGGACATGGAGCGGATGAGGGCGGAGGCAGAGATCAGGCGGGCCGAGATGGAACTTAAGAGGACagaaataattgcaaacacccaATTGCAGATTGCTAAGCTTTTATCCAATAGATCGCCGAATCAGAGCAATAGAAGCGGGGCTTCGTCTTTGAGAACAGAACCAAGCATGTCACTGACTGTTCCTATGAATGCTGACAGAAGGAAAG